From the genome of Virgibacillus siamensis, one region includes:
- a CDS encoding very short patch repair endonuclease, producing the protein MSDRISKEARSRNMSAVKSVSKLEDKISKDLWRKNLRYRRNEKSLYGRPDFSIKKYKIVVFIDSCFWHNCPIHGKIPKNNSGFWEKKLNRNVDRDKEVTDYYLSNGWNILRIWEHELKEDYEQAINKILAFVVNVKG; encoded by the coding sequence ATGTCTGATAGAATATCTAAAGAAGCTCGTAGCAGAAATATGTCGGCAGTCAAATCAGTATCTAAATTAGAGGATAAAATAAGTAAAGACCTTTGGAGGAAAAATCTAAGATATAGGAGAAATGAAAAGTCATTATATGGAAGGCCGGATTTTTCCATAAAGAAATATAAGATTGTAGTATTTATTGACTCTTGTTTTTGGCACAATTGCCCTATCCATGGAAAAATACCAAAAAATAATTCTGGTTTTTGGGAGAAAAAGTTAAATCGTAACGTGGATAGAGATAAGGAAGTTACAGATTATTATCTATCCAATGGATGGAATATACTCAGAATTTGGGAGCATGAATTAAAGGAAGATTATGAACAGGCAATAAATAAAATTTTGGCATTTGTGGTGAACGTCAAAGGCTAA
- a CDS encoding DrmE family protein — MIKFDSMTWPIELLQKSEIQYNGEKVYLLDSDKELLELFTGSNAKKSKIINVNPYGFLRILLLAIFFQLNGIREEIVKQNEENIQHLSVGQKVKLDGSIGLVKELNQDHRVKVKFSDMTYTLPKALIWRISVYNGNAKITKYKYRPISSIKKVRKIFSDIFNFDSIEIPAINTYKTLIVCNKNEMNSIEDIYIKGTPLIDLIPTAYYSNVDNFKRIGRDPLQRDPLFCFTSNIETAYEIIKADKDIKNLIIFGKKKILGNSVYIDEINNHSFDNISVIMDLKEMDFEIVSLIKTLGYEIVPEFIPNTPNDSMLFNSAVPNINLLSERNIIAKRLSCFERKFIQIESDVDKMLHSLKKKVLTLKKDFVENIYIMDMVRKTLGLLSFLRTMPIPMKELGDINPEFPYYRIVNDLESEKLNVLATTSEETFNTVNSIIKDIKSLLLFHNFQHPKEETLRKIISKLGSNDCIAVKKKNNDYLCTWIHREYPDLNIPIKTIKQIQKEEKFYHNIYILGWYDSDVFHLESKTKGQCEHYVFYKDERTSFNYYFQQFNKMISPFVIRNDTDNKVEPIDQGSELNDREYEDLNFIEENMETSLIKSYKTKGTPGDEESTLVFFEEDQFAFLTNGYNCRVLDREKETITLKSVSELRENDELVFVDTDKDVFNEVVNKMRESSEKINNLYVLSELWTNTLKKYQEKYGYTEISIANQLKEYGISRHPATILNWLKDSSVIGTGDAIEAISRLTNDKTLVNKLTDVKKACSQIRALHIKLGRYLANSIISSYNTNGNYTDKILKESVEDLTKNINIVQVQKKSSHKAYVPVLKTNKLLG, encoded by the coding sequence TTGATTAAATTTGATAGTATGACATGGCCAATTGAGTTATTACAAAAATCTGAAATACAATATAATGGTGAAAAAGTATATTTGTTGGATTCTGACAAAGAATTATTGGAGTTATTTACCGGTAGCAATGCAAAAAAAAGTAAAATTATTAATGTGAATCCCTATGGTTTTTTAAGGATTTTATTATTAGCTATATTTTTTCAGTTGAATGGTATCAGAGAGGAGATTGTAAAACAAAATGAAGAAAACATTCAACATCTCAGTGTTGGGCAAAAAGTAAAATTGGATGGAAGTATAGGGCTAGTTAAAGAACTTAATCAGGATCATAGGGTTAAAGTTAAATTTTCGGATATGACATACACTTTGCCGAAAGCACTTATTTGGAGAATAAGTGTATATAACGGGAATGCAAAAATAACTAAGTATAAATATCGACCAATCAGCAGCATTAAAAAAGTGCGAAAAATATTTTCGGATATATTTAATTTTGATTCAATAGAAATCCCCGCAATAAATACTTATAAGACATTAATAGTTTGTAATAAAAATGAAATGAATAGTATTGAAGATATTTATATAAAGGGAACGCCATTAATAGATTTAATACCTACAGCCTATTACTCAAATGTTGATAACTTTAAACGAATAGGAAGGGACCCTTTACAAAGAGATCCACTTTTTTGTTTTACGTCAAATATTGAGACCGCCTATGAAATAATTAAAGCGGATAAAGATATAAAAAATCTAATAATTTTTGGTAAAAAGAAAATACTTGGAAATAGTGTATATATTGATGAAATAAATAATCATAGTTTTGATAATATTTCTGTAATAATGGATCTTAAGGAAATGGATTTTGAGATAGTTTCTCTTATAAAGACATTGGGTTATGAAATCGTTCCAGAGTTTATCCCAAACACGCCCAATGACTCAATGCTTTTTAACAGTGCGGTTCCTAATATTAATCTTTTATCTGAGAGAAATATAATCGCAAAAAGATTGAGTTGTTTTGAAAGAAAGTTTATACAGATTGAATCAGATGTGGATAAAATGTTACATTCATTGAAAAAAAAAGTGCTTACTTTGAAAAAAGATTTTGTAGAAAACATTTATATTATGGATATGGTAAGAAAAACATTAGGTTTGTTAAGTTTTTTAAGAACAATGCCAATACCGATGAAAGAATTAGGAGATATCAATCCCGAATTTCCATACTATCGTATTGTAAATGACCTGGAGTCGGAAAAATTGAATGTACTTGCTACAACTTCTGAGGAAACATTTAATACGGTGAATAGTATTATTAAGGATATAAAAAGTTTACTTTTATTTCATAATTTTCAACACCCAAAGGAAGAAACGCTTAGAAAAATAATTTCTAAGTTAGGGTCTAACGATTGCATTGCAGTTAAGAAAAAAAATAATGATTATTTATGTACCTGGATCCACCGTGAATATCCAGACCTTAACATACCTATAAAAACCATAAAACAAATACAAAAGGAAGAGAAATTCTACCATAATATCTATATATTAGGATGGTACGACAGTGATGTGTTTCATTTGGAATCGAAAACAAAAGGACAGTGTGAACATTATGTTTTTTATAAAGATGAACGGACTTCCTTTAATTATTACTTTCAACAATTTAATAAAATGATAAGTCCTTTCGTAATAAGAAACGATACGGATAATAAAGTGGAGCCAATTGATCAAGGCTCGGAATTAAACGACAGGGAATATGAAGATTTAAATTTTATAGAAGAGAATATGGAAACTTCATTAATAAAATCATATAAAACGAAAGGGACTCCTGGTGATGAAGAATCCACACTGGTTTTTTTTGAAGAAGATCAATTTGCCTTTTTAACGAATGGATATAACTGTCGGGTTCTTGACAGGGAAAAAGAGACTATTACATTGAAAAGTGTTTCTGAACTTCGAGAAAATGATGAATTAGTTTTTGTTGATACTGATAAAGATGTTTTTAACGAGGTAGTAAATAAGATGAGGGAATCATCTGAAAAGATAAATAACCTTTATGTATTAAGTGAATTATGGACAAATACTCTTAAAAAATATCAAGAAAAGTACGGCTATACTGAGATAAGTATTGCTAATCAGTTGAAGGAATATGGTATTTCGAGGCACCCTGCAACTATCTTAAACTGGCTGAAAGATTCTTCGGTTATAGGGACTGGGGATGCAATTGAAGCAATTTCTAGATTAACAAATGATAAGACACTTGTAAATAAACTAACTGATGTAAAAAAAGCTTGTAGTCAAATCCGGGCATTACACATAAAGCTAGGGAGATATCTAGCAAATTCTATAATTAGTTCGTATAATACAAATGGTAATTATACTGATAAAATATTAAAAGAGTCGGTGGAAGATTTAACCAAAAACATTAATATAGTACAGGTTCAAAAGAAAAGTTCACATAAAGCTTATGTTCCTGTTTTAAAAACAAATAAATTATTGGGGTAG
- a CDS encoding nuclease-related domain-containing DEAD/DEAH box helicase, producing MIPPYFHNENKSNAERKVFKIIENDLGNNWTCFHSLGLAQHNKKVEGEIDFVLVGESGIFCLEVKGGRVKRENGVWKFINRYGIESTKYESPFSQASTAMYSLMSTLQLRDKDFRKVLFGYGVVFPDIEFKIESPEWNGQIIYDRRDGKTEFSSYLMKLVKYWVEKNKYKKNLTPKQISKVIKYLRGDFELIQPLTNKLNEMEQKQIRLTENQYKALDRLRNNDRIFFQGTAGTGKTLLAIEKARRETLENSKVLYLCFNKLLGEKVKQKFNDENLDVEVSSVHKFFYSTIMKSSLKNEFLSEIRKFDQNETIVYKKVYTEFFINAIVESKQKFDYLIVDEGQDILNIEWMNALDQIIIGGLEDGKWAIFYDSNNQGEMYKNYDQMVVDYLKGYGAVEYMLDLNCRNTKPICIQTSLISGFRVEDTLINEGEKVTYNFYSDKSEQIKKVSSTINTLISKGINPNDITILLPNNRNISYVNKLNITCSLEKLTTKNINEPEKNTIYYTTVQSFKGLENQIVIYFGIDSIDGKWINTVNYVAMTRAKKVLFIFLDHSLVTKINKKSKDYLIREALQ from the coding sequence ATGATTCCACCTTATTTCCATAATGAAAATAAGAGTAATGCTGAAAGAAAAGTATTTAAAATTATTGAAAATGACTTAGGAAATAACTGGACATGTTTTCATTCTTTAGGGTTGGCGCAGCATAATAAAAAGGTAGAAGGGGAAATTGATTTTGTTCTTGTTGGTGAAAGCGGTATTTTTTGTTTGGAAGTAAAAGGTGGAAGGGTAAAAAGGGAAAATGGGGTATGGAAGTTTATTAATAGATATGGTATTGAAAGTACTAAATATGAAAGTCCTTTTAGTCAAGCTTCTACCGCGATGTATTCTTTAATGAGCACATTACAGTTAAGGGACAAGGATTTCAGAAAAGTTCTATTTGGTTACGGTGTAGTGTTTCCGGATATAGAGTTTAAAATAGAATCACCAGAGTGGAATGGACAGATTATTTATGATCGAAGGGACGGCAAAACTGAATTTTCTAGTTACTTGATGAAATTGGTTAAATACTGGGTAGAAAAAAATAAATATAAGAAGAATCTAACACCAAAACAAATATCTAAAGTTATAAAATATTTAAGAGGTGATTTTGAACTAATACAGCCTTTAACAAATAAATTAAATGAGATGGAGCAAAAGCAAATCAGACTTACTGAAAATCAATATAAGGCGTTAGATAGATTAAGAAATAATGATAGGATTTTCTTTCAGGGAACAGCTGGAACGGGTAAAACACTGCTTGCTATTGAGAAGGCAAGAAGGGAAACACTAGAAAACAGTAAAGTTTTATACCTTTGTTTTAATAAATTGTTAGGTGAGAAAGTTAAGCAAAAATTTAATGACGAAAATTTGGATGTAGAAGTAAGTTCAGTTCATAAATTTTTCTATTCAACAATAATGAAAAGTAGTTTGAAAAATGAGTTTCTGTCTGAAATTAGAAAGTTTGATCAAAATGAAACAATTGTCTATAAAAAAGTCTATACTGAATTTTTTATAAATGCGATCGTTGAAAGTAAACAAAAATTCGATTATCTCATAGTTGATGAAGGGCAGGATATACTAAACATTGAATGGATGAATGCCCTGGATCAAATAATAATAGGAGGACTTGAAGACGGAAAATGGGCTATTTTTTATGATTCGAATAATCAAGGTGAGATGTATAAAAATTATGATCAAATGGTAGTAGATTACTTAAAAGGATATGGAGCAGTTGAATACATGTTGGATTTAAATTGTAGAAATACTAAACCAATATGCATTCAAACTTCACTTATTTCCGGATTTCGTGTAGAGGATACTCTCATTAACGAAGGCGAAAAAGTAACATATAATTTTTATTCCGATAAATCGGAACAAATTAAAAAAGTTTCTTCAACTATAAACACTTTAATTTCAAAGGGGATTAACCCTAATGATATCACTATTCTTTTACCTAATAATAGGAATATAAGCTATGTAAACAAATTAAATATTACATGTTCACTAGAAAAATTAACAACTAAAAATATAAATGAACCAGAAAAAAATACAATTTATTATACGACTGTTCAATCTTTCAAGGGACTTGAGAATCAGATTGTAATATATTTTGGAATAGACTCCATAGATGGAAAATGGATTAATACGGTTAACTACGTTGCAATGACAAGAGCAAAAAAGGTTCTTTTTATATTCTTGGATCATTCTTTGGTTACAAAAATAAATAAAAAATCTAAAGATTATCTAATAAGGGAGGCATTACAATAA
- a CDS encoding helicase-related protein gives MTNIYSQFRNEYLECVIKEMVGPGSEGVMQDIEHEIISERPSQRYSMGILYPQEILMTGTEEEEKSEDEEIVDEKYISSANADTNRSTEIDDETFDDSPVNTSTQYFPSSLGLSFYVSGYNPSINVKINAAKYSKVIKTDCEVYFNEILPDEIVNSTVFNRHLKQENNKLIIIKEFNKKERDSLINLLENTPFKNAIYKLYNLQISGWRRKPLNENKVNNIIPHGTTKQHEESIDDGLKLICIRRPNFESKSTLFTISLVNTNHGEESQNKDGNSYFQVGLKVSTTDNSEEIIEYDTYNHRTNDFEEQSNALLYRNKKSYAVGHGCSPHWNVSNNKVISISTKIVPYEEVPPMRFDIEELGGNSEEILSMRCLSDLSSLSDEEIINNLAKFTNTYKGWINDLSEKLDTLSPPMKKIATRHIEECQDVSNRMMNGINLLKNDKVILKTFKLANRAMLMQRAHTIIQEKKKWPDEDINVFDYKLMKVSAASWRPFQLAFFLLNISGLSSVDCQDRDIVDLIWFPTGGGKTEAYLGVSAFIIFYRRLRYSEVSNGTAILMRYTLRLLTAQQFQRASTLICACEEIRKEIPELGSEQISIGLWIGSSSTPNSFTDAKRACDNLVNNQETNNPFQVLSCPWCGTRLYKERLKGQWGYKPTSKPNRFIIHCTHNECPFNKELPIKVVDEDIYKSPPTLLFGTVDKFAMMPWNGNVSNIFALNQGNNNRPPELIIQDELHLISGPLGTMVGLYESAIDALCSIRNVKPKIIASTATIRRAGEQVKALYNREVSQFPPPGIDAEDSFFSREDKSKPGRLYVGLMSMGKTQTTTQVRLFSGLLHYVNELDYKDDVKDKYWTLVSYFNSIRELGKSLTLTQVDIKEQVSRIARRRLKKLRKYGEAAELTSRRKSGEITEVLENLSVEYPDKNVIPMLLATNMISVGVDIDRFGLMTVMSQPKTTSEYIQATSRVGRKYPGIIFTLYDGARPRDRSHYETFSSYHQAFYKYVEPTSITPFSPPARKRALHAVLISLVRHLTLLNKDNEASRFRKDLTGIEQIKDVILERIENIMPEEYEDAVEEVQMVIENWHNVASIDENLTYRNSKLRRLLYPYHEQFPGKDVFPTLQSMRNVSEECVVRVKD, from the coding sequence ATGACAAATATATACTCGCAATTTCGAAATGAATATCTGGAGTGTGTTATTAAAGAAATGGTTGGTCCAGGCTCCGAGGGGGTAATGCAGGATATCGAACATGAAATAATCAGTGAGAGGCCAAGTCAAAGATATTCAATGGGAATATTATATCCGCAAGAAATTCTGATGACAGGTACTGAAGAAGAGGAGAAGTCGGAGGATGAGGAAATTGTTGATGAAAAATATATTTCATCAGCAAATGCTGATACCAATCGTTCTACTGAAATAGATGATGAAACTTTTGATGACTCACCTGTGAATACCTCGACTCAATATTTTCCGTCTTCATTGGGCCTGAGCTTTTATGTTTCTGGTTATAATCCTTCGATTAATGTGAAAATTAATGCTGCTAAGTATTCGAAAGTTATAAAGACCGACTGCGAAGTATACTTTAATGAAATTCTTCCTGATGAGATTGTTAATTCCACAGTTTTTAACAGACATTTAAAACAAGAAAATAATAAATTGATAATAATTAAAGAATTTAATAAAAAAGAAAGAGATTCCTTAATCAATCTATTGGAAAATACCCCCTTCAAGAATGCCATCTATAAGTTATATAACTTGCAAATTTCGGGGTGGCGTAGAAAGCCTTTAAATGAAAATAAAGTAAATAACATTATACCGCATGGTACCACCAAACAACATGAGGAATCAATAGATGATGGGCTAAAATTGATTTGTATACGAAGGCCAAACTTTGAATCAAAGAGCACTTTGTTCACAATTTCTTTAGTAAACACAAATCACGGGGAGGAAAGCCAAAATAAAGACGGTAATTCGTATTTTCAAGTAGGGTTAAAGGTAAGCACAACAGACAATAGTGAAGAGATTATTGAATATGATACGTATAATCATAGAACAAATGATTTTGAAGAGCAATCAAATGCTTTATTGTATAGAAATAAGAAATCCTACGCTGTTGGCCATGGTTGCTCACCGCATTGGAATGTTTCAAATAATAAGGTTATAAGTATAAGTACAAAAATAGTTCCATACGAAGAAGTTCCTCCAATGAGATTTGATATCGAGGAATTAGGCGGAAATTCCGAAGAGATATTGTCTATGAGGTGCTTGTCGGATTTATCTTCGTTAAGCGATGAAGAAATAATAAATAATCTTGCTAAATTTACAAATACATATAAAGGATGGATTAATGATTTAAGTGAAAAACTTGATACTTTATCTCCCCCTATGAAGAAAATAGCCACTAGACACATAGAGGAATGTCAAGATGTTTCAAATCGTATGATGAATGGAATCAACCTTCTTAAAAATGACAAGGTAATATTAAAAACGTTTAAGTTAGCTAATAGGGCTATGTTAATGCAACGTGCTCATACAATAATTCAAGAGAAAAAAAAGTGGCCAGATGAAGATATTAATGTTTTTGATTACAAATTAATGAAAGTATCAGCTGCAAGCTGGAGACCTTTTCAATTAGCTTTTTTTCTTTTGAATATCAGCGGTTTATCTTCAGTAGATTGTCAGGACAGAGATATAGTTGATTTAATATGGTTTCCAACAGGTGGAGGTAAAACAGAAGCCTATTTGGGTGTATCTGCTTTTATAATTTTTTATAGGAGACTTAGATACTCTGAGGTAAGTAATGGAACTGCCATATTAATGAGATATACTTTAAGACTTTTAACTGCACAACAATTTCAAAGGGCAAGTACCTTAATTTGTGCGTGTGAAGAAATTAGAAAAGAAATACCTGAGTTGGGTAGTGAACAAATATCAATAGGATTATGGATCGGTTCCTCCTCCACACCAAACAGTTTTACAGACGCCAAGAGGGCATGTGATAACTTGGTTAATAACCAAGAAACAAATAATCCTTTCCAAGTATTAAGCTGTCCATGGTGTGGAACACGGCTTTATAAAGAAAGGCTGAAGGGACAATGGGGTTATAAGCCTACATCCAAGCCCAATAGATTTATTATACATTGTACTCATAATGAATGTCCTTTTAACAAAGAATTACCGATAAAAGTTGTAGATGAAGATATATATAAGAGCCCTCCTACCTTGTTATTTGGGACTGTAGATAAGTTTGCCATGATGCCTTGGAACGGAAATGTGTCAAACATTTTTGCTTTAAATCAAGGAAACAACAATCGTCCACCAGAATTAATAATTCAGGATGAACTACATTTAATTTCTGGTCCTTTAGGTACTATGGTTGGTTTATATGAATCTGCTATAGATGCACTATGTTCAATTAGGAACGTTAAACCAAAAATTATTGCCTCCACAGCAACAATAAGACGAGCTGGAGAGCAAGTGAAAGCACTTTATAATAGAGAAGTCTCACAATTCCCTCCACCGGGAATAGATGCGGAAGATTCGTTTTTTTCCAGAGAGGACAAGAGTAAGCCTGGAAGGCTTTATGTTGGTTTGATGTCTATGGGAAAAACACAAACTACAACACAAGTAAGGTTATTCTCTGGATTACTTCATTATGTGAATGAATTGGACTATAAAGATGATGTGAAGGATAAATATTGGACTCTGGTGAGTTACTTTAATTCAATTAGAGAGCTAGGAAAATCATTAACCCTCACCCAAGTGGATATCAAAGAGCAAGTATCAAGAATAGCGAGGAGAAGACTGAAAAAATTAAGAAAGTATGGAGAAGCGGCAGAGCTAACAAGTAGAAGGAAATCGGGAGAAATAACAGAAGTATTGGAAAACTTAAGTGTTGAATATCCTGACAAGAATGTAATACCAATGCTCTTAGCTACCAATATGATTTCTGTGGGGGTGGATATTGATAGGTTTGGCTTGATGACTGTTATGAGTCAGCCGAAAACAACCTCTGAGTATATTCAGGCTACGAGTAGGGTTGGACGGAAATATCCAGGGATTATTTTTACACTTTATGATGGCGCCAGACCAAGAGATAGATCCCATTATGAAACTTTTTCTTCATATCATCAAGCATTTTATAAATATGTGGAACCTACTAGTATAACCCCTTTTTCGCCACCAGCCCGAAAGAGGGCATTACATGCTGTATTAATCTCATTAGTTAGACATTTGACTTTATTAAACAAAGATAATGAGGCGTCTAGATTCAGAAAAGATTTGACGGGGATAGAGCAAATCAAGGATGTTATACTGGAAAGAATAGAAAATATCATGCCAGAGGAGTATGAAGATGCGGTTGAAGAAGTACAAATGGTTATTGAAAACTGGCATAATGTTGCTTCCATAGATGAAAATCTAACGTATAGAAATTCTAAATTAAGAAGGTTGCTATATCCATACCATGAGCAATTTCCGGGGAAAGATGTTTTTCCGACACTTCAGTCAATGAGAAACGTAAGTGAAGAATGTGTTGTAAGAGTAAAAGATTAG
- the drmB gene encoding DUF1998 domain-containing protein, with protein MSSNQQKKQYDPELRYDVFRSNQFIGPFGVGSIVDFPNESVMPAGIDKWDTTGIPYLYDTRLQKRLKKFNITHFKKVPSKNEYRKGIPFYRFPKWLYCKNSRCGRLKHIDEWRENYRKTKGKDSKFPTCNICNLKLVPSRFVVVCEKGHTDDFPWKKWVHKGKGCENVDLRLWVGGSSSGLGGIVAECKGCGEKRSLSGAFNDNAHDEKSCTGFKPWLGENDQKDCDCIPKTLQRTASNVYFPKIVSSILIPPYSDQLIDDIQHTNAWNIFQTQNNLFPDPSPLFKSIAEQLGKSLSDVKRAIENINNSSTDSVDEVEYRYQEYMALLGNFDKEEISSDNFGISKQEPKNYKIPGIENMVLVNSLRELRALIAFSRVNPLGRDEYGVGDENGNDGKGIPVKNYTTDWLPAIEVRGEGIFMSFNEKVLGDWQKNPDVQKRAEIINKRYKNYVDKRGLEYRHISAKFILLHTLAHLLIRELSFECGYATSSLRERLYCNERDNQPQMSGILIYTASGDSEGTLGGLVRQGKSEFFNKIFANAVSRASWCSSDPLCIESEGQGMGALNLSACHACSLLPETSCEEFNRLLDRALVVGTQDKDIGFFNN; from the coding sequence ATGTCAAGTAATCAACAAAAAAAACAATACGATCCAGAATTAAGGTATGATGTTTTCAGGAGTAATCAATTTATTGGGCCATTTGGTGTTGGCAGTATTGTTGATTTTCCTAATGAATCTGTAATGCCAGCCGGTATCGATAAATGGGATACTACCGGTATTCCATATTTATATGATACAAGATTGCAAAAAAGATTAAAAAAGTTTAACATAACACATTTTAAAAAAGTTCCTTCTAAAAATGAGTACAGAAAAGGAATTCCTTTTTATCGTTTTCCTAAATGGTTATATTGTAAAAATTCAAGGTGCGGACGATTGAAACACATAGATGAGTGGAGGGAAAATTATAGGAAAACCAAGGGAAAGGATTCGAAGTTTCCGACTTGCAACATTTGTAATTTAAAATTGGTACCTAGTCGCTTTGTTGTAGTTTGTGAAAAAGGTCATACGGATGATTTCCCATGGAAAAAATGGGTGCATAAAGGTAAAGGCTGCGAAAATGTTGATTTAAGACTTTGGGTAGGTGGAAGTAGCTCAGGGCTGGGGGGGATAGTTGCAGAATGTAAAGGATGCGGTGAAAAACGTAGTTTAAGCGGGGCATTTAACGATAACGCTCATGATGAAAAAAGTTGTACAGGGTTTAAACCATGGCTTGGTGAAAATGATCAAAAAGACTGTGATTGTATTCCAAAAACACTACAAAGAACTGCATCAAATGTATATTTTCCAAAAATAGTATCGTCTATATTAATTCCGCCGTATTCAGATCAATTAATTGATGATATTCAACATACAAATGCTTGGAATATTTTTCAAACCCAAAATAATTTATTTCCTGATCCAAGTCCATTATTTAAGTCCATTGCAGAACAACTGGGAAAAAGTTTAAGTGATGTTAAGCGGGCAATAGAAAATATCAATAACTCTTCTACTGATTCGGTAGATGAGGTCGAGTATCGTTACCAGGAATATATGGCGTTATTAGGAAACTTTGATAAAGAAGAAATAAGCTCGGATAATTTCGGGATAAGTAAACAGGAACCTAAAAATTATAAAATACCTGGTATCGAAAATATGGTGCTTGTTAATAGCCTAAGGGAATTACGGGCACTAATAGCATTCAGTAGAGTGAACCCCTTGGGCCGCGATGAATATGGTGTTGGGGATGAAAATGGAAACGATGGTAAAGGTATTCCTGTTAAAAACTATACAACTGATTGGCTTCCTGCTATTGAAGTTAGGGGAGAAGGCATTTTTATGTCGTTTAATGAAAAGGTTTTAGGTGATTGGCAGAAAAATCCTGATGTTCAAAAAAGGGCAGAAATCATTAATAAGAGGTATAAAAATTATGTAGACAAGAGAGGGTTAGAATACAGACATATTTCTGCAAAGTTCATTCTTCTTCATACGTTAGCCCACTTGCTTATTAGGGAATTAAGTTTTGAATGCGGATATGCAACATCATCATTAAGAGAAAGGCTGTATTGTAATGAAAGAGATAACCAGCCTCAAATGTCAGGGATATTGATTTATACTGCAAGTGGAGATTCTGAAGGCACTCTAGGGGGACTAGTAAGGCAAGGGAAATCGGAGTTTTTTAACAAAATATTTGCAAACGCTGTAAGTAGAGCATCATGGTGTTCATCTGATCCTTTATGTATCGAAAGCGAAGGCCAAGGAATGGGGGCTTTAAACCTATCCGCCTGCCATGCCTGTTCCTTATTGCCGGAAACAAGTTGTGAAGAATTTAACAGGTTATTAGACCGCGCTTTAGTTGTTGGAACACAAGATAAAGACATTGGCTTTTTTAATAATTAA
- a CDS encoding DNA cytosine methyltransferase, producing the protein MNKSKYTAVELFSGAGGVTEAIKDKFDLKCAVEYDPIIAKTYELNHGKDHLIVDNINNLDPRKILAFTRLKPGELDLLAVTSPCQGFSRHSRKKAAGNKDKRNKLIMQTIRYSNIFEPSYIFFENVSNIVNFTQFSRFIRILTNLDRNGYKRFSKWPSYHIRFERINASDYNVPQNRNRLILIAKRIDSFPNKDAVITYEKGNIPSVEKPHDIWPKKQKSLSLGQYLIKYNLTKIEPGETCKIDSLHKARNLSDLNKKRISYTPQNGGSRDDWPEELQLDCHKKKGVSYGDVYGRMNYNDYAPTITTGCTSYSKGRFGHPIYNRAISLREAALIQTFPKSYKFTGNINGDINMGSIDILSTQIGNAVPVNLAKTFITEITRELNSKVTESEPNLVYS; encoded by the coding sequence GTGAATAAAAGCAAATATACTGCCGTAGAGCTCTTCTCGGGTGCTGGGGGAGTGACAGAGGCTATTAAAGACAAATTTGATTTAAAATGCGCTGTTGAGTACGACCCAATTATTGCAAAAACATACGAACTAAATCATGGTAAAGATCATTTGATAGTAGATAACATCAATAACCTTGATCCACGAAAAATACTAGCTTTTACAAGATTAAAACCAGGTGAATTGGATTTGCTAGCTGTCACCTCTCCCTGCCAAGGATTTTCAAGACACTCACGTAAAAAGGCTGCTGGAAATAAAGACAAAAGAAATAAATTAATAATGCAAACAATTAGGTATTCAAATATCTTTGAACCTTCTTATATTTTTTTTGAAAATGTAAGTAACATTGTTAACTTTACCCAATTCTCCCGATTTATAAGGATCCTGACAAACCTAGATAGAAATGGATATAAGCGATTTTCAAAATGGCCATCTTATCACATTCGTTTTGAAAGAATAAATGCCTCTGATTATAATGTACCGCAAAACAGAAATAGGCTAATTCTTATCGCAAAAAGAATTGATTCGTTTCCAAATAAAGATGCAGTTATAACTTATGAAAAGGGTAATATTCCTTCTGTTGAGAAACCTCATGATATATGGCCTAAAAAACAGAAGTCACTTAGTTTAGGCCAATACCTTATAAAGTATAATCTAACAAAAATTGAACCTGGCGAAACTTGTAAAATAGATTCATTACACAAAGCCCGTAATCTCTCTGATTTAAATAAAAAAAGAATTAGCTATACCCCACAAAATGGCGGATCACGTGATGATTGGCCAGAAGAGCTTCAATTGGATTGCCATAAGAAGAAAGGCGTTAGCTATGGAGATGTGTATGGAAGAATGAACTATAACGATTATGCCCCTACAATCACTACCGGCTGTACAAGTTATTCAAAAGGACGATTCGGCCATCCAATATACAACAGGGCTATTTCTTTAAGGGAAGCGGCACTCATTCAAACCTTTCCTAAATCCTACAAATTCACTGGTAATATAAATGGGGATATTAACATGGGTTCAATTGATATACTTTCAACACAAATCGGAAATGCAGTTCCTGTTAATTTGGCTAAAACCTTCATTACAGAAATTACCCGGGAACTTAATTCAAAAGTAACGGAAAGTGAACCTAATCTCGTATATTCCTGA